One window from the genome of Pseudomonas frederiksbergensis encodes:
- the purL gene encoding phosphoribosylformylglycinamidine synthase, with protein MLILRGAPALSAFRHSKLLEQLSQKVPAVSGLYAEFAHFAEVTGGLTGDEQQVLARLLKYGPSVPVQEPTGRLFLVLPRFGTISPWSSKASDIARNCGLSKIQRLERGIAFYVAGEFSEAEAQLIAEGLHDRMTQVVLGNLEQAAGLFSHAEPKPLTAIDVLGGGRAALEKANAELGLALAEDEIDYLVNAFQGLKRNPHDIELMMFAQANSEHCRHKIFNASWDIDGQDQEKSLFGMIKNTYQMHNEGVLSAYKDNAAVIVGNVAGRFYPNPETRQYGAVQEPVHILMKVETHNHPTAIAPFPGASTGSGGEIRDEGATGRGAKPKAGLTGFTVSNLQIPGFQQPWEKPYGKPERIVNALDIMIEGPLGGAAFNNEFGRPALTGYFRTFEQSITTPRGEEVRGYHKPIMLAGGMGNIRAEHVQKGEIVVGSKLIVLGGPAMLIGLGGGAASSMATGTSSADLDFASVQRENPEMERRCQEVIDRCWQLGEQNPISFIHDVGAGGLSNAFPELVNDGGRGGRFELRNIPNDEPGMAPHEIWSNESQERYVLAVGPADFERFQAICERERCPFAVVGEATAEPQLTVTDSHFGNSPVDMPLEVLLGKAPRMHRSAVREAELGDDFDPSTLDIAESIERVLHHPAVASKSFLITIGDRTITGLVARDQMVGPWQVPVADVAVTATSFDVYTGEAMAMGERTPLALLDAPASGRMAIGETLTNIAASRIGKISDIKLSANWMSAAGHPGEDARLYDTVKAVGMELCPELGITIPVGKDSMSMATRWNDEGVDKSVTSPLSLIVTGFAPVTDIRQTLTPQLRMDKGTTDLILIDLGRGQNRMGASILAQVHGKLGSQAPDVDDAEDLKAFFAVIQGLNADGHLLAYHDRSDGGLLTTVMEMAFAGHCGLNLTLDSVAESASEIPAILFNEELGAVIQVRQDATPDILAQFSAAGLAECVSVIGQPINNAHINITFNGDTVFEGQRRLLQRQWAETSYQIQRLRDNADCAEQEFDALLEEDNPGLSAKLSYDVNDNVAAPYIKKGIRPQVAVLREQGVNGQVEMAAAFDRAGFNAIDVHMSDILAGRVDLNDFKGMVACGGFSYGDVLGAGEGWAKSALFNSRARDAFQGFFERTDSFTLGVCNGCQMMSNLHELIPGSEFWPHFVRNRSEQFEARVAMVQVQESNSIFLQGMAGSRMPIAIAHGEGHAEFESEEALLEADLSGCVSLRFVDNHGKVTETYPANPNGSPRGITGLTSRDGRVTIMMPHPERVFRAVQNSWRSDDWNEDAPWMRMFRNARVWVN; from the coding sequence ATGTTGATCCTGCGCGGCGCTCCTGCCCTTTCTGCCTTTCGCCACAGCAAACTTCTTGAGCAACTGAGCCAGAAAGTACCGGCTGTCAGTGGCTTGTATGCTGAATTCGCTCACTTCGCTGAAGTCACCGGCGGTTTGACCGGCGACGAACAGCAGGTGCTCGCGCGCCTTCTGAAGTACGGTCCAAGTGTCCCGGTCCAGGAGCCGACCGGTCGCCTGTTCCTGGTATTGCCGCGTTTCGGCACCATTTCGCCATGGTCGAGCAAGGCCAGCGACATCGCCCGCAATTGCGGCCTGTCGAAAATCCAGCGCCTGGAGCGCGGCATAGCCTTTTATGTCGCCGGTGAGTTCAGCGAGGCCGAGGCCCAACTGATCGCCGAAGGCCTGCACGACCGCATGACCCAAGTGGTGCTGGGCAACCTGGAGCAGGCCGCCGGCCTGTTCAGCCACGCCGAGCCCAAGCCGCTGACCGCCATCGACGTGTTGGGCGGTGGCCGTGCCGCGTTGGAAAAAGCCAACGCCGAGCTGGGCCTGGCCCTGGCCGAAGACGAGATCGATTACCTGGTCAACGCCTTCCAGGGCTTGAAGCGCAACCCGCACGACATCGAACTGATGATGTTTGCCCAGGCCAACTCCGAGCACTGCCGCCACAAGATCTTCAACGCCAGTTGGGATATTGACGGCCAGGACCAGGAAAAAAGCCTGTTCGGCATGATCAAAAACACCTACCAGATGCACAACGAAGGTGTGCTGTCGGCCTACAAGGACAACGCCGCGGTGATCGTCGGCAACGTTGCCGGTCGCTTCTATCCGAACCCCGAGACCCGCCAGTACGGTGCGGTCCAGGAGCCCGTGCATATCCTGATGAAGGTCGAGACCCACAACCACCCGACCGCCATTGCCCCGTTCCCGGGCGCGTCCACCGGTTCCGGTGGCGAGATCCGCGACGAAGGCGCCACCGGTCGCGGTGCCAAGCCCAAGGCTGGCCTGACCGGTTTCACCGTATCGAACCTGCAGATCCCGGGCTTCCAACAGCCGTGGGAAAAGCCCTACGGCAAGCCTGAGCGCATCGTCAACGCCCTCGACATCATGATCGAAGGCCCACTGGGCGGCGCCGCGTTCAACAACGAATTCGGCCGTCCGGCCCTGACCGGCTACTTCCGTACCTTCGAACAGTCCATCACCACCCCCCGTGGTGAAGAAGTCCGTGGTTACCACAAGCCGATCATGCTCGCCGGCGGCATGGGCAACATCCGCGCCGAACACGTGCAGAAAGGCGAAATCGTGGTCGGCTCCAAGCTGATCGTCCTCGGCGGCCCGGCCATGTTGATCGGCCTGGGCGGCGGCGCGGCATCCTCCATGGCCACCGGCACCAGCTCGGCGGACCTGGACTTCGCTTCGGTCCAGCGGGAAAACCCGGAAATGGAACGCCGTTGCCAGGAAGTCATCGACCGTTGCTGGCAGTTGGGCGAGCAGAACCCGATCAGCTTTATCCACGACGTCGGCGCGGGCGGCCTGTCCAATGCCTTCCCGGAACTGGTCAACGATGGTGGCCGTGGCGGCCGCTTCGAACTGCGCAACATTCCGAATGACGAGCCGGGCATGGCCCCGCACGAAATCTGGAGCAACGAATCCCAGGAGCGTTACGTCCTGGCGGTCGGCCCGGCCGACTTCGAGCGCTTCCAGGCGATTTGCGAGCGTGAGCGTTGCCCGTTCGCCGTGGTGGGTGAAGCCACCGCCGAGCCGCAACTGACCGTGACCGACAGCCACTTCGGCAACAGCCCGGTGGACATGCCGCTGGAAGTGCTGCTGGGCAAGGCCCCGCGCATGCACCGTTCGGCGGTTCGCGAGGCCGAGCTGGGCGACGATTTCGATCCGTCCACCCTTGACATCGCCGAGTCCATCGAGCGCGTCCTGCATCACCCGGCCGTGGCGAGCAAGAGCTTCCTGATCACCATCGGCGACCGCACCATCACCGGCCTCGTGGCCCGTGACCAGATGGTCGGCCCATGGCAGGTGCCGGTGGCCGACGTGGCCGTGACCGCCACCAGCTTCGACGTCTACACCGGCGAAGCCATGGCGATGGGCGAGCGCACGCCGCTGGCGCTGCTGGACGCCCCGGCTTCGGGTCGCATGGCGATCGGCGAGACCCTGACCAACATCGCGGCTTCGCGTATCGGCAAGATTTCCGACATCAAGCTGTCGGCCAACTGGATGTCCGCCGCCGGCCACCCCGGTGAAGACGCCCGCCTGTACGACACCGTCAAGGCGGTCGGCATGGAGCTGTGCCCTGAGCTGGGCATCACCATTCCAGTGGGCAAGGACTCCATGTCCATGGCCACGCGCTGGAACGACGAAGGCGTGGACAAGAGCGTGACCTCGCCGCTGTCGCTGATCGTGACCGGTTTCGCACCGGTCACCGACATCCGCCAGACCCTGACCCCGCAACTGCGCATGGACAAAGGCACCACGGACCTGATCCTGATCGACCTGGGCCGTGGCCAGAACCGCATGGGCGCCTCGATCCTGGCCCAGGTGCATGGCAAGCTTGGTTCGCAAGCGCCGGACGTCGACGACGCCGAGGACCTGAAGGCGTTCTTTGCCGTGATCCAGGGCCTCAACGCCGACGGTCACCTGCTGGCCTACCACGACCGTTCCGATGGCGGCTTGCTGACCACCGTGATGGAAATGGCCTTCGCCGGCCACTGCGGCCTCAACCTGACCCTGGACAGCGTGGCCGAATCGGCCAGCGAAATCCCGGCGATCCTGTTCAACGAAGAACTGGGTGCAGTGATCCAGGTTCGCCAGGACGCGACCCCGGACATCCTCGCCCAGTTCAGCGCCGCCGGCCTGGCCGAATGCGTCTCGGTGATCGGCCAGCCGATCAACAACGCCCACATCAACATAACCTTCAATGGCGACACCGTCTTCGAAGGCCAGCGCCGCCTGTTGCAGCGCCAGTGGGCCGAGACCAGCTACCAGATCCAGCGCCTGCGCGACAACGCCGACTGCGCGGAGCAGGAGTTCGACGCGCTACTGGAAGAAGACAACCCGGGCCTGAGCGCCAAGCTCAGCTACGACGTCAACGACAACGTGGCCGCGCCCTACATCAAGAAAGGCATTCGCCCACAAGTGGCAGTCCTGCGTGAGCAGGGCGTCAATGGGCAGGTGGAGATGGCAGCCGCGTTCGACCGCGCCGGTTTCAACGCGATCGACGTGCACATGAGCGACATCCTCGCCGGTCGTGTCGACCTGAACGACTTCAAGGGCATGGTCGCGTGTGGTGGCTTCTCCTATGGCGACGTGCTGGGCGCCGGTGAAGGCTGGGCCAAGTCGGCGCTGTTCAACAGCCGCGCCCGCGATGCGTTCCAAGGCTTCTTCGAACGTACCGACAGCTTCACCCTCGGCGTGTGCAACGGTTGCCAGATGATGTCCAACCTGCACGAGCTGATCCCGGGCAGCGAATTCTGGCCGCACTTCGTGCGTAACCGTTCCGAGCAGTTCGAAGCCCGCGTGGCGATGGTCCAGGTGCAGGAGTCGAACTCGATCTTCCTGCAGGGCATGGCTGGTTCGCGCATGCCGATCGCCATCGCCCACGGCGAAGGCCATGCGGAATTCGAAAGCGAAGAAGCCTTGCTCGAAGCCGACTTGTCCGGTTGCGTGTCGCTGCGTTTCGTCGACAACCACGGCAAGGTCACCGAAACCTACCCGGCCAACCCGAACGGCTCGCCGCGCGGGATCACCGGCCTGACCAGCCGCGACGGCCGCGTCACGATCATGATGCCGCACCCGGAGCGGGTGTTCCGCGCGGTGCAGAACTCGTGGCGTTCGGACGACTGGAACGAAGACGCGCCATGGATGCGCATGTTCCGCAACGCGCGCGTCTGGGTGAACTAA
- a CDS encoding YqfO family protein, which yields MYKLCFFVPASHVDEVKSAVFAAGGGRIGDYDHCAWQVLGLGQFRPLDGSQPFIGEVGQVEQVEEWKVELVVADELIRPVVEALKQSHPYETPAYEVWRLEEF from the coding sequence GTGTACAAGCTCTGCTTCTTTGTCCCGGCCAGCCATGTGGACGAGGTCAAAAGCGCCGTATTCGCTGCCGGTGGCGGGCGAATCGGCGATTATGATCATTGCGCTTGGCAGGTACTGGGCCTGGGTCAGTTTCGCCCCTTGGACGGCAGCCAGCCGTTCATTGGCGAGGTGGGGCAGGTCGAGCAGGTCGAGGAGTGGAAGGTGGAGCTTGTTGTCGCCGATGAGTTGATCCGCCCCGTGGTGGAGGCGCTGAAACAGAGCCATCCCTACGAGACACCGGCGTATGAAGTGTGGCGGTTGGAGGAATTCTGA
- the nagE gene encoding N-acetylglucosamine-specific PTS transporter subunit IIBC, with product MYQHFIEGLQRLGRALMLPIAILPIAGLLLRLGDTDLLNIAIIHDAGEAIFANLPMIFAIGIAVGFARDNNGTAGLAGAIGYLVMIATLKVLDATINMGMLAGIISGLLAGALYNRFKDIKLPEYLAFFGGRRFVPIVTGFSAVGLGLVFGLIWPPIQHGINAFGELLMASGSFGAFVFGVFNRLLIVTGLHHILNNMAWFIFGSFTDPTTGAVVTGDLTRYFAGDPKGGQFMTGMFPVMLFGLPAACLAMYRNALPQRRKVMGGIFLSMALTSFLTGVTEPIEFAFMFLAPLLYLVHALLTGLSMAVTNMLDIHLGFTFSGGFIDMVLGWGESTNGWLVVPVGLAYALIYYLVFDFCIRRFDLKTPGREEVPAGDKPVIAENQRAAAYIQALGGADNLITVGACTTRLRLDMVDRNKASDAQLKALGAMAVVRPGNGGSLQVVVGPMADSIADEIRLALPSSERAAPTPEPETIEESPRVPTAEAQQWLDALGGGGNVLQLDCVAMSRLRVQLADGKRLSESQLKALGCQGVSSLEGGVWHLLLGEKAPGLWRALATAVNRDGVKAEASSG from the coding sequence ATGTACCAGCATTTCATCGAAGGGCTTCAGCGCCTCGGCCGGGCGTTGATGCTGCCGATCGCGATCTTGCCGATCGCCGGCCTGCTGCTGCGCCTGGGTGACACGGACCTGTTGAATATCGCGATCATCCACGATGCCGGCGAAGCGATTTTCGCCAACCTGCCGATGATCTTCGCCATCGGCATCGCCGTGGGCTTCGCCCGGGACAACAACGGCACGGCCGGGCTGGCCGGGGCCATCGGCTACTTGGTGATGATCGCGACGCTGAAGGTGCTCGACGCGACCATCAACATGGGCATGCTCGCCGGAATCATCAGCGGCCTGTTGGCCGGCGCGCTGTACAACCGCTTCAAGGACATCAAGCTGCCGGAGTACCTGGCGTTTTTTGGCGGGCGACGCTTCGTGCCGATTGTCACCGGTTTCAGCGCCGTGGGCCTTGGCCTGGTGTTCGGCCTGATCTGGCCGCCGATCCAGCACGGCATCAACGCCTTCGGCGAGCTGCTGATGGCCAGCGGCAGCTTCGGCGCGTTCGTCTTCGGCGTGTTCAACCGGTTGCTGATCGTGACCGGCCTGCACCACATCCTCAACAACATGGCCTGGTTCATCTTCGGCAGCTTCACTGACCCCACCACCGGCGCGGTCGTCACCGGTGACCTGACCCGCTATTTCGCCGGCGACCCCAAGGGCGGCCAATTCATGACCGGCATGTTCCCGGTGATGCTCTTCGGCCTGCCCGCCGCGTGCCTGGCGATGTACCGCAACGCCCTGCCGCAGCGGCGCAAAGTCATGGGCGGGATCTTCTTGTCGATGGCGCTGACTTCATTCCTGACCGGCGTCACCGAGCCCATCGAATTTGCCTTCATGTTCCTCGCGCCACTGTTGTACCTGGTCCACGCGTTGCTCACCGGCCTATCGATGGCGGTGACCAATATGTTGGATATCCACTTGGGCTTTACCTTCTCGGGCGGCTTTATCGACATGGTGCTGGGCTGGGGCGAATCCACCAACGGCTGGTTGGTCGTTCCGGTGGGCCTGGCCTATGCGCTGATCTATTACCTGGTGTTCGATTTCTGTATCCGCCGCTTCGACCTGAAGACGCCGGGGCGTGAAGAGGTGCCGGCGGGCGACAAACCGGTCATCGCCGAAAACCAACGCGCCGCTGCGTATATCCAGGCCTTGGGCGGCGCCGACAACCTGATCACCGTCGGCGCCTGCACCACACGCTTGCGCCTGGACATGGTGGACCGCAACAAGGCGTCCGACGCCCAGCTCAAGGCCCTCGGCGCCATGGCCGTGGTCCGCCCTGGCAACGGCGGCAGCTTGCAGGTGGTGGTGGGGCCGATGGCCGATAGCATCGCTGATGAGATCCGCTTGGCGTTGCCCTCTTCCGAACGGGCTGCCCCAACGCCCGAACCGGAAACTATCGAAGAATCGCCACGCGTGCCCACTGCCGAAGCGCAACAATGGCTCGATGCCCTGGGCGGTGGCGGGAATGTATTGCAGCTTGATTGCGTGGCGATGAGCCGTTTGCGGGTGCAGTTGGCTGATGGCAAGCGGTTGTCGGAAAGCCAGCTCAAGGCGCTGGGTTGCCAGGGGGTTAGCTCGCTGGAGGGTGGCGTCTGGCACTTGCTGCTAGGGGAGAAAGCGCCGGGGTTGTGGCGGGCGTTGGCAACGGCTGTAAATCGAGACGGGGTCAAGGCTGAAGCCTCCAGTGGCTGA
- the ptsP gene encoding phosphoenolpyruvate--protein phosphotransferase, with translation MPNNNKELILSAPLSGPVLTLTNVPDAVFASGAMGDGIAIDPLNDTLYAPCDGEVIHVARTGHAVTLRADNGAELLLHLGLDTVELQGDGFSMLVKEGARISHGQALLRYDLDKVAQRCKSLVSLLIVTNGEHFQARPITLKGVKVGDPLLHIVAKAPGEERVDDSDGGIEVSGQIRIAHRGGLHARPAALVRQTAQGFKSRSHLHFGGRSASCDSVMGMMGLAISEQAEVHVSCRGRDAEAALQALLATLSTALAEEVHAKAPQVQPPRRAAEDGVLQGVCAAPGLVSGPLIRLDGIQLSEDPGGHDAEEQRQRLRQALGQVSRDIQQTLANAQARHLVDEQAIFSAHLALLEDPVLLDAAYQSIDQGCAATHAWSHSIDLQCQVLRQLHSALLAERANDLHDLRQRVLRALLGEAWQFDVPAGAIVVAQELTPSDLLQLSAQGVAGVCMAAGGATSHVAILARGKGLPCLVALGEVLLAQAPGQPVVLDADNGRLELTPTAERLAQVQQAQTRRAALRAEQRTLAHTPARTVDGVEVEVAANVASSVEASESLANGADGIGLLRTEFLFVDRHTAPDEEEQRQAYQAVLDAMGDKPVIIRTIDVGGDKQLDYLPLPTEANPVLGLRGIRLAQARPELLDQQLRALLQTRPLQRCRILLPMVTEVDELLHIRQRLDVLGAELGVSERPQLGVMIEVPAAALLAEQLAEHADFLSIGTNDLSQYTLAMDRDHAGLAARVDALHPALLRLIAQTCAGAAKHGRWVGVCGALASDPLATPVLIGLGVRELSVSPPQIGEIKDRVRRLDAAQCRRVSTDLLNLASAAAVRQACHQHWPLG, from the coding sequence ATGCCCAACAACAATAAAGAGCTGATCCTCAGCGCCCCGCTCAGCGGTCCGGTGCTCACCCTCACCAACGTCCCGGACGCGGTATTCGCCAGCGGCGCCATGGGCGACGGGATCGCCATCGATCCACTGAACGACACCCTCTACGCACCGTGCGATGGCGAGGTAATCCACGTCGCTCGCACCGGCCACGCCGTGACCCTGCGAGCCGACAACGGCGCCGAGCTGCTGCTGCACCTGGGGCTGGACACCGTCGAGTTGCAGGGCGACGGTTTTTCCATGCTGGTCAAGGAAGGTGCGCGGATCAGCCACGGCCAGGCGCTGCTGCGCTATGACCTCGACAAAGTGGCCCAACGCTGCAAGAGCCTGGTCAGCCTGCTGATCGTTACCAATGGCGAACACTTCCAGGCACGGCCGATTACCCTTAAAGGCGTCAAGGTCGGCGATCCCTTGTTGCACATCGTCGCCAAGGCGCCAGGCGAAGAACGCGTCGATGATTCGGATGGCGGCATCGAAGTGTCCGGCCAGATCCGCATCGCCCATCGCGGCGGCCTGCATGCGCGACCGGCAGCCTTGGTTCGCCAGACCGCACAGGGTTTCAAGAGCCGCTCGCACCTGCACTTCGGCGGCCGGTCGGCGTCCTGCGACAGTGTGATGGGCATGATGGGCCTGGCGATCAGCGAGCAGGCCGAAGTGCATGTCAGCTGTCGCGGCCGCGATGCCGAAGCGGCATTGCAAGCGTTGCTGGCGACCCTGTCCACGGCGTTGGCCGAAGAGGTCCACGCGAAGGCGCCGCAGGTCCAGCCGCCCAGGCGTGCCGCTGAAGATGGCGTATTGCAAGGCGTCTGCGCCGCGCCTGGCTTGGTGAGCGGACCGCTGATTCGATTGGACGGTATCCAATTGTCCGAGGATCCCGGCGGCCACGACGCCGAAGAACAACGGCAACGATTGCGCCAGGCCCTTGGGCAAGTCAGCCGCGATATCCAGCAGACGCTGGCAAACGCCCAAGCCCGGCACCTGGTCGATGAGCAAGCGATTTTCAGCGCCCACCTGGCGTTACTGGAAGATCCAGTGCTGCTGGACGCCGCGTACCAGTCCATCGATCAAGGTTGTGCGGCGACCCACGCCTGGAGCCACTCCATTGACCTGCAGTGCCAAGTACTGCGGCAATTGCACAGCGCGCTGCTGGCCGAGCGCGCCAACGATTTGCATGACCTGCGCCAGCGAGTCCTGCGGGCGCTGCTCGGTGAGGCCTGGCAATTCGACGTACCGGCGGGCGCCATTGTCGTCGCCCAGGAACTGACGCCGTCGGACCTGTTGCAACTCAGCGCCCAAGGCGTCGCCGGGGTGTGCATGGCCGCGGGCGGAGCGACCTCCCATGTGGCAATCCTCGCTCGTGGCAAAGGCCTGCCCTGCCTGGTGGCGTTGGGCGAGGTCCTGCTTGCACAGGCGCCTGGGCAGCCGGTGGTGCTGGACGCTGACAATGGCCGCCTCGAACTCACGCCAACCGCCGAACGCCTGGCGCAGGTGCAACAAGCACAGACCCGACGCGCAGCCCTGCGCGCCGAGCAACGGACCCTTGCCCATACACCTGCGCGAACCGTCGATGGGGTGGAGGTTGAAGTCGCCGCCAACGTCGCCTCCAGCGTCGAGGCAAGCGAGTCCTTGGCCAACGGCGCCGATGGCATCGGCTTGCTGCGCACCGAATTTCTCTTCGTCGACCGTCACACCGCACCCGACGAAGAGGAGCAACGCCAGGCCTATCAAGCCGTGCTCGATGCCATGGGCGACAAGCCGGTGATCATCCGCACCATCGACGTCGGCGGTGACAAACAACTGGACTACCTGCCGCTGCCGACCGAAGCCAACCCGGTGCTCGGCCTGCGGGGCATTCGCCTGGCCCAGGCGCGGCCGGAGCTGCTGGATCAACAGCTGCGCGCACTGCTGCAAACTCGGCCGCTGCAGCGCTGCCGGATTCTGTTGCCGATGGTCACCGAGGTCGACGAGCTGCTGCACATCCGCCAGCGCCTCGACGTATTGGGTGCCGAACTTGGCGTGAGCGAACGCCCGCAGCTTGGAGTGATGATCGAAGTACCGGCCGCCGCCCTGCTCGCCGAGCAACTGGCCGAGCACGCGGACTTCCTGTCCATCGGCACCAACGACCTGTCCCAATACACCCTGGCCATGGACCGCGACCACGCCGGTCTCGCCGCCCGGGTCGATGCCTTGCACCCGGCGCTGTTGCGGCTGATTGCCCAGACCTGCGCCGGCGCCGCCAAACATGGGCGTTGGGTCGGCGTGTGCGGGGCCCTGGCCTCCGATCCCCTGGCGACGCCGGTGCTGATCGGGCTGGGTGTGCGAGAGCTGTCGGTCAGCCCGCCGCAAATCGGCGAAATCAAGGATCGCGTACGCCGCCTCGATGCCGCCCAGTGCCGCCGCGTCAGTACCGATTTGCTCAACCTCGCCAGCGCCGCCGCCGTGCGCCAGGCCTGTCATCAACACTGGCCCCTGGGCTGA
- a CDS encoding SIS domain-containing protein — translation MTCKMLEEALASAEAVERQLQRLDPTLAEIAGRLRRQPPQVAMTVARGSSDHAASYFAYLTMQQLGLPVASLPMSVVTLQQAPLKVSGQVAFAFSQSGQSPDLVNSLRLLRKRGALSVAMVNAEDSPLEAACEFNVPLCAGIESSVAATKSFIATLSASARLVAHWKDDAELLEAGDALPGGLRDAASQDWSPAVEALRECQRLMVIGRGAGFAIAQEAALKFKETSAIQAEAFSSAEVRHGPMALIDEHYPLLVFAPRGAEQAGVLSLAADMRQRGARVLLAAPDDIVERDLTLSCAEHAALDPILAIQSFYGMAARLAVARGLDPDQPRHLSKVTRTH, via the coding sequence TTGACTTGCAAAATGCTTGAAGAGGCCCTCGCCTCGGCCGAAGCCGTCGAGCGGCAATTACAGCGGCTGGATCCGACGCTGGCGGAAATCGCCGGACGCCTGCGCCGTCAACCGCCGCAGGTGGCGATGACTGTCGCTCGGGGCAGTTCCGACCATGCCGCCAGTTACTTCGCCTACCTGACCATGCAGCAATTGGGCTTGCCGGTGGCGTCGCTGCCGATGTCGGTGGTCACCCTGCAACAGGCGCCGCTGAAGGTCAGCGGCCAGGTGGCGTTCGCCTTCTCCCAATCGGGACAGAGCCCGGACCTGGTCAACAGCCTGCGCCTGTTGCGCAAGCGCGGCGCCTTGAGCGTGGCGATGGTCAACGCAGAGGATTCTCCCCTGGAGGCGGCCTGTGAATTCAACGTGCCGTTGTGCGCCGGCATCGAAAGCAGCGTTGCCGCGACCAAGAGTTTTATCGCCACCCTCAGCGCCAGCGCACGGTTGGTGGCTCACTGGAAAGACGATGCCGAGTTGCTCGAAGCCGGCGATGCCTTGCCCGGAGGACTGCGCGACGCCGCGAGCCAGGATTGGAGCCCTGCCGTCGAGGCCTTGCGCGAATGCCAGCGGCTCATGGTGATCGGCCGTGGCGCCGGGTTCGCCATCGCCCAGGAAGCGGCGCTCAAATTCAAGGAGACCTCGGCGATCCAGGCCGAAGCCTTCAGCAGCGCCGAGGTCCGCCACGGGCCGATGGCGCTGATCGATGAGCATTATCCGTTGCTGGTGTTCGCGCCGCGCGGTGCCGAGCAGGCGGGTGTGTTGAGCCTGGCCGCCGACATGCGCCAGCGCGGGGCCCGGGTATTGCTGGCTGCGCCGGATGACATCGTCGAGCGCGACTTGACGCTGAGCTGCGCCGAGCATGCGGCCCTGGACCCGATCCTGGCGATTCAGAGTTTCTATGGCATGGCCGCCCGGCTGGCGGTAGCCCGAGGCCTGGACCCGGATCAGCCACGGCATTTGAGCAAGGTCACCCGGACCCACTGA